DNA from Salvelinus alpinus chromosome 17, SLU_Salpinus.1, whole genome shotgun sequence:
AATCCGGATTAATTTAAATCACAAGCGCCCCAGTAATCCTTATTAACTTTAAATTCCTGCCATATTTCCTGCCTGTAAGCAGTTTCTCTTAGCAGCATTGTATGACTTATTGTTCTGTTGACCCAGAAACTATTCACTAATTAGTACAACTTATTCTATATTCCTGTGTTATACCTAATTAGacctacaataccagtcaaacgtttgaacacacttactcattcaagggtttttcttcatttttactattttctacattgtagaataatagtgaagatatcaaaaccaCGAAATAATACATATGAAATCATGCAGTAActaataaagtgttaaacaaatcaaaatatattttatatttcagattcttcaaagtagccaccctttgccttgatgacagctttgcacactcttggcattctcttaaccagcttcatgagatagtcacctggaatacatttcaattaacaggtgtgccctgTTAAAAAATTCCATAAATTCACTTttatttcttaaaacctgttaaggatctgaccctttaaaaaaaaaaatctaactgcctgtagctcaggacctgaaacaAGGATATGCATACTCTTGattccatttgaaaggaaacactttgaagtttgtggaaatatgaagttaatgtaggagaatatggACTgtactagcatcgaatagtccccgcgatatgcaactttcaggAACCaaaaagtcaggaaccaatacacgctgtcagtcaggaaagcaaaggctagctttttcaaacagaaatttgcatcctgtagctctaactccaaaaagttttgggacactgtaaagtccatggtgaataagagcacctcctcccagctgcccactgcactgaggctaggtaacactgtcatcaccgataaatccacgataatcgagaatttcaataagcatttctctacgctggccatgctttcctcctggctaccccaacaccagccaacagctccgcaccccctgcagctacttgcccaagcctccccagcttcacccaaatccagatagcagatgttctgaaagagctgcaaaacctggacccatacaaatcagctgggctagacaatctggaccctctctttctataattatccgccgccattgttacaacccctattaccagtctgttcaacctttctttcgtattgtccgagatccctaaagattggaaagctgccacggtcatccccctcttcaaagggggtgacactctagacccaaactgttatagacctacagtggggcaaaaaagtatttagtcagccaccaattgttcaagttctcccacttaaaaagatgagagaggcctgtaatcataggtacacttcaactatgacagacaaaattagaaaaaaaatccataaaatcacattgtaggatttttaatgaatttatttgcaaattatgggggaaaataagtatttggtcacctacaaacaagcaagatttctggctctcacagacctgtaacttcttctttaagaggctcctctgtcctccactcgttacctgtattaatggcacctgtttgaacttgttatcagtataaaagacacctgtccacaacctcaaacagtcacactccaaactccactatggccaagaccaaagagctgtcaaaggacaccagaaacaaaattctagacctgcaccaggctgggaagactgaatctgcaataggtaagcagcttggtttgaagaaatcaactgtgggagcaattattaggaaatggaagacatacaagaccactgataatctccctcgatctggggctccacgcaagatctcaccccgtggggtcaaaatgatcacaagaacggtgagcaaaaatcccagaaccacacgggggggacctagtgaatgacctgcagagagctgtgaccaaagtaacaaagcctaccatcagcaagggcattgaagatgaaacgtggctgggtctttcagcatgacaatgatcccaaacacaccacccgggcaacgaaggagtggcttcgtaagaagcatttcaaggtcctggagtggcctagccagtctccagatctcaaccccatagaaaatctttggagggagttgaaagtccgtgttgcccagcaacagccccaaaacatcactgctctagaggagatctgcatggatgaatgggccaaaataccagcaacagtgtgtgaaaaccttgtgaagacttacagaaaacgtttgacctctgtcattgccaacaaagggtatataacaaagtattgagataaacttttgttattgaccaaatacttattttccaccataatttgcaaataaattcattaaaaatcctacaatgtgattttctggattttttttctcattttgtctgtcatagttgaagtgtacctatgatgaaaattacaggcctctctcatctttttaagtgggagaacttgcacaattggtggctgactaaatacttttttgccccactgtatatccatcacgccctgcctttctaaagtcttcgaaagccaagttaataaacagatcactgaccatttcgaatcccaccgtaccttctccgctgtgcaatccggttttcgAGCTggacctcagccacgctcaaggtatcataaccgccatcgataaaagacagtactgtgcagccgtcttcatagacctggccaaggctttcaactctgtcaatcaccgtattcttatccgcagactcaacagcctggtttctcaaatgactgcctcacctggttcaccaactacttctcagacagagttcggTGTGTTAAATTgtctgttgtctggacctctggcagtctctatgggggtatcacagggttcaattcttgggccgactcttttctctgtatatatcaacaatgtcgctcttgctgcgggtgattccctgatccacctctacgcagacgacaccattctgtatacatctggcccttctttggacactgtgttaactaacctccaaacgagctccAATGCCATACAAACACTCctcccgtggcctccaactgctcttaaacgctagtaaaaccaaatgcatgcttttcaaccgttcactgcccgcacccgcccgcccgacaagcatcactactctggacggttttgacttagaatatgtggacaactacaaatacctaggtgtctggctagactgtgaactctccttccagactcacattaagcatctccaatccaaaattacatctagaatcagcttcctattttgcaacaaagcctccttcactcacgccgccaaacataccctcgtaaaacggactatcctaccgatcctcgacttcggcgatgtaatttccaaaatagcctccaacactctactcagcaaactggatgcagtttatgacagtgccatccgttttgtcatcaaagccccatataccacccaccactgcgacctgtatgctctcgtcggctggccctcgctacatattcatcgccagacccactggctccaggtcatctaagtctttgctaggtaaagctcttccttatctcagctcactggtcaccatagcaacacccacccgtagcacgcgctccagcagatatatctcactggtcatctccaaggccaacatctcctttggccgcctttccttccagttctctgctgccattgactggaacaaattgtggaagttggagacatatctccctcactaactttcaACATcagctaactgatcgctgcagctgtacacagcccacctgtaaatagcccatccaatctacctacctcatccccatactgtttttatttacttttttgctcttttgcacaccagtatttctacttgcacatctatcactccagtgttaaattgctcaattttaattacttcgccactatggcctatttattgccttacctcctcacgccatttgcacacactgtatatagactttttttctattgtgttattgactgtacgtttgtttattccatgtgtaactctgtgttgtttgtgtcacactgctttgctttatcttggccatgtcgcaattgtaaatggcctacctggtgaaataaaaatataacacattagatctggtaaaagataatacttaaagaaaaatgcatgtttttttgtaagtattttttttgtaccatcatctttgacatgcaagagaaaggccataatgtattattccagcccaggattttggccactagatggcagcagtgtatatgcaaagttttagactgatccaatgaaccattgcatctgtttaaaatgttgtatcaagactgcccaaatgtgcctaattggtttattaatacattttcaagttgaTAATTGTGCAActcctcaaacaattgcatggtattattttactgtaatagctactgtaaattggacagtgctgtcagattaacaagaatttaagctttctgcccatatcagatatgtctatgtcctgggaaatgtttttattactgacaacctcatgctaatcacattagcctatgttagctcaaccatTCCGCGGGGGGGCACCGATCCCAATGTGGttattaatgcatttgagccaatcagtttgtgacatggtaggggtggtatacagaagatagccctatttggtaaaatggcagcccatcattactttaagacaagaaggtcagtcaatacggaaaatgtcaagaactttaagtttcttcaactgaagtcgcaaaaaccatcaagcgctgtgatgaaactggttctcatgaggaccgccacaggaaaagaagacccagagttacctttgctgcacaggaaaagttcattagagttaccagcctcggaaattgcagcccaaataaatgcttcacagagttcaagtaacagacacatttcaacatcaactgttcagaggagactgcgtgaatcaggccttcatggtcgaattgctgcaaagaaaccactactaaagacaccaataataagagacttgcttgggccaaggaacacaggcaatggacattagaccggtggaaatctttccCTTGGTCtgcagtccaaatttgagatttttggtttctgaccgctgtgtctttgtgagacgcagagtaggtgaatggatgctctccgcatgtgtggttcccactgtgaagcatggaggaggtgtgggggtgctttgctggtgacactgtctgtgatttatttagaattcaagtcacacttaaccagcatggctaccacagtagcgatatgccatcccatcttgtttgctcttagtgggactataatttgtttttaaacaggacaatgagccaaaacacagctccaggctgtgtaagggctatttgaccaagcagagtggtggagtgctgcaaaagatgacctgtcctccacaatcacctgtcctcaacccaattgagatggttttggatgagttccaccgcagagtgaaggataagcagctgacaagtgctcagcatatgtgggaactccttcaagactgttggaaaagcattcctcatgaagctggttgagagaatgccaatagtgggCAAAGCTGatatcaaggcaaaggttggctactttgaagaatctcaattttGATTTGTCAAAgtttattttggttactacattattccatatatgttatttcatagttttgatgtcttcactattattctacaatgtagaaaatagtaaaaataaagaaaaacccttgaatgggtaggtgtgtccaaacttttgactggtactgtatatctcatcGAGTGTTCTTACTACTGTTATGTGTGATATGATTTTATCATTATTGCTCAGATTATTAGACTATTTTAATACTGAATATCCTCATTGGAATAGAGCTGAAAGTATTTGAGGGTAAATCTCTTAATTAAGtcattggggacagtagtcttTGGGATGGAGTCCAGATTGGCCTCAATGCAATGGGTCCGGTGGTATTTTAAGATGGGAGCACATAAGTTTTCACATGTAGTTACCCAATTTTAATGAAAGTTTGAAACATTCTCGCTACTCCAGCAatttcaataataataataatttattactTTTGTAAAGCTCTTCATTATACAGTAGCCTATAAGAAGTGCATATCTACTGTACATACCATAGTATTGCCCCATATTTACTATCACAATTCATTCACAAGGCAGCATGAACCTTTGGTATCCTAACCTAAGACTAACAGAGCCCCACAGCCTTGGGAATGTAGACTGATGATTTCACAAGTTGTTGCACTCATCCATAATCTATCACAGTAACAAATACTATATGAATCTAAATGGACTTATACTGTATGTAAGTATGTGTAGGTAATGGTGAGTGTATGTGGCTACAGTATGGAGCCCAAGATGAAGAAAGACAATTTCATGGGTCCCAAGACTGCACAGCCTCATGGGAAATaattacaacaggtgtattatgttttagtcatgtCTTCTTTTTCAACTGGATTGATGCATATCACTCCCCAGATATTATCATGTGTTAGCAGACAAGTTAAACATCTCATATATTAAGGTATCTTCTGAAACCTTGTAGACATGTTCTACACAGGTCAACcaaaatgtgtatgtaaaatatatttgaatCCCTTTTTCATTGTGTGCCTTATGTAAATGAGCCCTGCTATACTGTTCTAGAAAAGCCCCACATGTCACAAGTGGCTttgggcagtggtggaaaaagtaaccaattgtcatacttgagtaaaagtaaagatacgttaatagaaaatgacttttaagtgaaagtcatccagtaaaatactacttgagtaaaagtatttggtttgaaatatacttaaggatcaaaagtaaatgtaattgctaaaatatactttatcaaaagtaaaagtataaatcatttcaaattccttttttaagcaaaccagacggcacaattttaaATTTTTCCGGATAGTTAAGGGCAAGCTCCAACAcccatttacaaacgaagcaggTGTTTAGTCCATTAGTtcagaggcagtatggatgaccatGGATTTTCTCTTgacaagtgtgtgaattagacaatgttCCTGTCcttctaagcattcaaaatgtaacgaatacttttgggtgtcagggaaaatgaattgagtaaaaagtacattcttttctttagaaatatagtgaagtaaaagttgacaaatataaatagtaaagtacagataccccaaaaaatgactcaagtaaaaatacttgaaagtactacttaatactttacaccactggctttGGGGAGGTGGGACCACAGTTTCAGTGGGGTAGGAGGGGTTTAGTACTACTGCTGTGAGGCCAGAGATTAAATAATTTATAAAGCCAGGAATCACAATGGTCTGGTGAGTTTGTTCTGACCTGCATTGGAGGAGAAGAAAAGGGATATTCCATATTTAATGTGGAAAGGAAGCGTGCACACTTAGAATGAAGACGGGGACAGTCCTTGCAGTGTTGTTGCTGGCACTGTTTTCATCTGCTGCAGCAAgtaagtacagatgtaggatcttaatttaagcCAGTTTACTACAGCATGAaaattatcctgcagcaacaggaaatgtgaattattgtgtgtattataattaatggacaagtttgtaggggttgatacatttttcttgaGGGAAAGGGAGAATCAAGTCTaatatttcaaagtggaaattacgaACTTCAAACGCCTTTTTAAAcctaaaatacactacaagttttacatttcctgtaaAACATTGTTTTAGCCACTCTTATGACAGTGGCTCCTCAGTGCAGCACTATGTGCATGACAAAGggtcagtttcccagacacagattaagcctagtcctggactaaaacccTTTCAATGATTATTCTCCATTTTATTCTCCAAATGCTTTGCAAACATTGCACAAATATGAATTAGTTCTGTTGTCATCATTGATTTTATGGGGAAGCATCATTTCAGTAATAGGGCCTCTAGGAAGATTCAATGCACTAACCTTCAACATTGTGCAAGTCGCATGAGATTTTAAATAAATAGTTCAAAAGCACAAGAGAGAAGGGTCTCCTTCGTCACCAATCGGTAGTTTGCATTAATTCCGAACAATATAGAGAGTATCAGTCAGCGGCTGTAAATTCTTGATTTTACAGTAAGATGTACCGATGGTGGGATCATTGCACATTACAGTAGCCTATTCTAACAATCATACCCTTGATAATCATTTTACAGTCTCCCCCAACTGGGATATCTGTATTTTGTGATTTTGGCTATAGGGTGCCGTGTATGGATGACCGGACTTCAATCTAACTCAGGTTTAGCATTTTGATTTgtctttttggggggggttatTGATTCAAATAAAAGAAAATATGCATTTATGAAAATAGTCTGTGCTTATCAGTGCAATTAAATATAAATAGTTTGACCTCTTTGGTCCTTATGTCAAAGACAATCTTCTCCCTTAGCCCTAATCTGTAGTGAAGTTATGGTACACACTCAGCTGACAGTCACATGAATAGGATTGAGGGGGATTGTAGAGCTTTTGGGATAAGCAGTCACCTAGGTCAGAGCTGAGCCCCCTCCTTTGGTTGCAACCGAAAGTGTGACCATCTCCTGCCTTTTCAACTCTAATGAATAAATGCTGACTGCATGCTTACTTATGTAATTTCTATGATTTATATTCCAGAGCCCAAAAGTCGCTTCACACGATATCCATCATGGAATACGAAAATGTATCCGGTGTGGAAAGATGAAGACCCTCGCTACAAAGACTCTTGGAAAGGTATGCACAATTTTCCTCTGTCTCAACACAATGTAAATACACTGATGGTTAAATAACATTTTCATCTTATGTATCAGGAATATCTCTGTGGACAAAAGGGTTTAAGTAAAGTAAGTAAATTATCTCTGTGAAATAGTATACTTATGATATTCAATTCAAAGTGTACATTCTTCTCAACAGGTGGCAAGGTAAAGTTCATTGTGGGTAATGACGCACCGACCCTGACTGCAGCCAAGGTGACCTTTACCATCGAGCTGCAGTTCCCACACAACCAGAAGGTCATGCCCGACGGAGAGGTGGTGTGGGCCGAGAACTTTACCGTCAATGGTAAGTCCTCGAGGACTGACTGGGTTTTGATGACCTCATCCCTAGGCTTATTGGTAGGAAGAGTCTTGTGAACAAGATTAGAGTTTTGGCTATATGAGGGGCTTTTGTCACTTATACAGTAATCTTGGTGCCCAGAGCCAAATCTTGCATGAGTGCTGGCTTCTGGACAGCTATTGTTCATTAATAATGCATGACAGTCTACAATATCTGTATTGTTCTTTCCCTTTGGAAACTACAGTGCCAAGTTACTGTGCAAAAATTACATTTTGAGGTTAGATACTACATATTCATAGTACATACTCCTCTGTCTAAAGACAAAGCGGAAACCAACACGCGCTCTGTTTTCCTCTAGGAACACACTACCATCAGTCTGAGCCAGTGTATCCTGCACAGAACGCGGAGTGGAACGGAGTCTTTCCCGACGGCACACCTTTCAGGAAGGGTGGTGACAAACCCCCTCCGTATGTGTTTGTATGGAAGACATGGGGTAAGTACAGCTGCAAGCACTCATCTATTAGGCCTACAGTATTCATGTTAACGTGTTTTACTTTGTCTTGTAGGAATGTTATAAACCTTTAAAAACCATGTAATAACACTGTTATAAGCATGCAAAGCTATTTCCTTTGCTTTGCCTCACAGGTCAGTACTGGCAGGTGTCTGAtggcccctcctcctctctcaccatcGGGACAGACAATGTCCCTCTGGGTTCCTACATAGTGGACATTGTCATCTACCACTACCGCAGCCACGAGAAGTTCATCCCTCTGGGATACGCCTCCACACAGTTCTCCATCACTGGTTAGTAGAATGAATGAGTGAACAAATTGAATGACTTAATGAGTGAATGAATGAACACATTTTAGTACTATTTTAAAATGCATATGTTTATTCAATCTATGTAGAAAACAACAATACTTGCTACTAGAAGATACTTGAGGGTATTTATTTCTGTGTCTCTAGATCAAATCCCCTTTGCCGTCTCGATGAGCCAAGTGAACGACGTCAACGAGGCAGACCTGAGCTTCGTCCAGAACAGAGCGATAGCCTTCACCATCAGTCTCCACGATCCCAGCGAGTACCTGAGTGACGCTGACATCACATACAACTGGGACTTTGGTGACAGCAGCGGAGCTCTCATCTCCAGGGAGCTGACTGTCACCCATACCTACATAGTGGCTGGCGGCTTCAAGCCTCAGGTGGTTGTACAGGCCGTTATCCCTGATAAAGCATGTGCCACACCAGCTGGTGTTATCCCCACTGGTAGCACTGTCACTATTGGGCCTGCAAACCTGGCAGGCACGACAGGTAATTCTCATCTTGAAACGCTGTAGTCCAGAAGTGAATGTCAAAAGGCTTTACTTGG
Protein-coding regions in this window:
- the LOC139542288 gene encoding melanocyte protein PMEL-like isoform X1, producing the protein MKTGTVLAVLLLALFSSAAAKPKSRFTRYPSWNTKMYPVWKDEDPRYKDSWKGGKVKFIVGNDAPTLTAAKVTFTIELQFPHNQKVMPDGEVVWAENFTVNGTHYHQSEPVYPAQNAEWNGVFPDGTPFRKGGDKPPPYVFVWKTWGQYWQVSDGPSSSLTIGTDNVPLGSYIVDIVIYHYRSHEKFIPLGYASTQFSITDQIPFAVSMSQVNDVNEADLSFVQNRAIAFTISLHDPSEYLSDADITYNWDFGDSSGALISRELTVTHTYIVAGGFKPQVVVQAVIPDKACATPAGVIPTGSTVTIGPANLAGTTVRAPAAAASAAPVTAATQGATVNVGPSVPAETDTQEDTTEVGASTAQHTKTPSPVNPDTSTVSAGSTTVASEVEPAGEAATAQVPVVIVVKREAGEKPKDDDCVIYRYGSFCAGIDIVEGIESLKIVQVDNALIKTDEFEVERNVVDLTVTCHGSLPTEVCMVVSDADCLMPVHTMCNTVSPSSECQLVLRHFFNDSGIFCINVSMTNDVSLAVTSAKVSVTMGSGLSSVDTVAMVMGVLIVALVTGSVAYTYKRFKSYHPLKEESVVGSFSQNAERSPGWSSGPLLFWNLLSRQAPVENSPLLDDRLV